The Perca flavescens isolate YP-PL-M2 chromosome 8, PFLA_1.0, whole genome shotgun sequence DNA window TGTAAGAGTGCCAAGTACTACATGAGGAGACAAGTTGGGGTGTGGATTGGTCAAACAAACAGGCTTTTCACCTAGGAGACTGGGGTTCATGTCCTATTTGAAAATTAAAGTAACTGGTGAATTTGttctatgaatgaatgaatttgtaactcaaaccacaatctttttctaaacttaactaagtagttttgttaCCTAGACATAACCAAGTAAGTTCATTTTTGTGCATGAACCTAACTAAACTGAGCGTTTCACGTTAACAATGTGTTTAAAACcctgacagttttgtttttggtttagatatgaggacagaaaatGCTCGTGAGGGTcgattagagggtaggaataaacaacctatgtttttgtatggtttggaggacttgttgcagCTGACACAGCGAGTCAAATGAAGGAAATGTATAAGTGACCTCAGAAAGCTCTTGGGAGATTGGAGAGAGCTTGTAGttgttaaaaacaaactgatcTGCCGATCCAACAGAGAGGTGCCAGAATTCAGACAAATAATGACTAGAGTCTGGTCAGAACGAGTGTTCCTGAGCATGATTGTGGAAGTCAATATTACCCACCACGGGCCCCACGTGCCCCAGATGGCCCAGGTAGCCCAGGTCGCCCGATTGGCCCAGCTGGCCCGATTGGCCCAGCTGGCCCAGGAGGTCCTGGAAGCTGACTGTAGCCAGTAGAAGACATCAGGCAGAGGACGCAGAACAGGAGAAACATCCTCATCTTCAGAATGCAGAGCATCATAACAGTTATTGGAGCtataattttttattgtttcagtAAATTAGATCACTAGAGCAAGTGAGATTTTCTGTAACAGAGAGGTAAACTTTACTTAAACATTACTGATAACCTGTTTGTCACTGGGATCAAACATTCAGAAATCTAAATCTCTTTAAGTCCTTTGAAATCTACAGTATTAGAATTTGCCCTTTTTCAGGCTACATCAggaatattgttttatcatagtTTACAACCATTGATTCAAAGTCAGTCACATGAAATCAAAGGTGGTCATTTCAGAACTCAGTCTTTGGCAAATAATGACCACCAAAGAATGACTACTCATTACAAATTATGTGTCTCTGGTAGTTCATAGTTTGTTGTAACACTTCAGAAAAACTGATGAGATTTTCATTGCAATATAGACAGATGtgctgcagctaaatttaatttCCCAAATGCAAATTAGAATTGTATTACAGCCTGTATTCAGTGCAGCACCAAGTATGCTGTTGTGAAgtaatttaaagtttaaattaCACTAAATCTAGCACCATATAATGATAAACAGAAAGGTACTCACTGAATAAATGAAAAGTGATCTGCAGGATGTGCTACTTTGCTGCTACTTCCAAAGAAAGAACGAGAATGTAGTGAGAGTGCATGTAGAAATTCAGTTCAGTGTAAACATCTGTTGTTGTTTATGTTGGTGATGTCATTTGTTATACTAGTACAgagcccgttgaaaatgtgcctgtttggaacgggctgattgcttggcctgtggtatcgCTATTCTTCAAAACTAAATTGTatcccaaaattacttacagaaggaccccaaaccactgcaactccactgtatagctgacttacagtgtaggctacgtctacatcagaggaagacattgtactactgtatttacAAGACAACGAGAACGCTGCAGATTTAAAAATGTAGCCTAATCACAAAAtatgacaatgtggagtaatcagacattagcgtcatggactcatggcagtacGTTACCCACCTGGcctgttatgagagctaatcagcacaaccaccaccagaaccggaccgtttgagtgtgtgtgtgtgtgtgtgtgtgtgtgtgtgtgtgtgtgtgtgtgtgtgtgtgtgcacgcagagagagagagggagagtgagagagacgtTGTCTTGTGTCGTTTGGTTAAAGcagtgctactttgcacatttttgtgcacacgcagagagagagagagagagagagagagagagagagagagagagagagggggggggagggacgTTGTCTCGTGTCATTTGGTTaaagtagtgctactttgcacatttttgtgggtctgagtTGCGaaacacattttagctgccaaagctctgtgagcagagggggagtggccagcagCGGCAATACCgacgatatcttttgcatttcttatccaaacaacgtcaaactggGCACTGtactcgtgcccgtagcaagatACCTGTGAAGGGTGAAATCCATAACGAGAGATATGCGCTTAacacccagacagacagacgttcctgacAATAGGAGGAAATCAGAGACCCTCCGTCTGAAGACTGCAGaacttaataacaataataataatttatgtatatttatgtgtaatttttaaaaaacagagTTACAAAGTGCTGCGCATACATGAAAAAGAGCAAATTACAAATATGAATGAAAATCAATAGAATcaatcaaaacacaaaaaagtaaatgccaaaataaacaaacataaaaagcaTCAGATTCAAAAGCCACTTTATAAGAGAGAAGTGATTTAAAATGAAGCACCACTTTGACCAGAAAGGGCATTCCAAAGTCTGGAAACAAACATGTTGTAACATATgcaaagcagtttttttttttttttttttttacctttttagaTTTGTATTCCATAAAGAAAATAGGAGCTAGCACAGCTTTTAGATTTCTTTCATGAtaagaaagcaacaaaaaacatcCGCAGCTGACTCATTTGTAAAACATTGTTTTGATAATTGTTAACAATAGTTCCTGTTATTGACTAAAGCGTATCGTATTACTCACACCTTAGATATCTTCAAAATCGTTTAACCTTTTAATCCCTCCATAGTACTACATCTTTCTGTTGTATTTAATAAAGTTTGTATTTTATAATGGTTTATATCTAGAGTTAGCACATTGGTGTGCTTTAAGAAAGGTGTACCTCATTGTTGGCACATTTATTGTATTGTGCAGTGATGTTAcagaatttcattaaaaatcaCCAGATTCATACCTTGAATAATCAAGAAGCATTtaaaacaacacatacacagacacatgttctgtatcaacacaagtttcctttttacaaATGCAGCAGACTTATTGCTCCTGtacaccaggggtgtcaaactcagggccacactggaaaaagagaatcacaccaagggccagacatgtagagtttattgatttGCTTTTGTTACTTCATGTCacgttttaaaaccatttttgttgtttttgttatgatttttttttcaccattttgtaaatttgttgctttctccgacatttttgtacgctttttgtcacatttttgttgacatgaagccagcaaatcaagcaaaacaagtatttttttttttttttaaagcaacactgtgTAACTTTTCcccttcggtccccctacaggttgtttCATTGAAACTACAGCTCgcgctaaaagttacatagtgttgctttaacaacaacttgtttcacagcctgaatataaaaactctctctgcttctgggggaatttctgagtctcagagttggcaaatctgccatattctgctttgaatgtcaggtaattgcagtttaaaaaacactttcctgtgtttatggtttggcgcacaactaggtgggccaaaatgtattgtgaacccaaattgatatacgggccgaaTCTAAATCTGCAACAGGCCAGATTtaccttgagtttgacacgtgctgtactgtatacaacaaTCCCGGGTACCACAGGAGTTCCCACCTAAACCACTAACTAAAAAGAAATGCTGTGGACTACTTTCCCACTGTCATTTTCCGTTCGTTATATTGTCTTACCGCTCTCTTTGCAtcaccactgttgcactgaGTCAATATGTTTAGTCAGTATGTTTTGGGCGGAGATGTTCTTTGGCTTGAAATTAGGCCTACCCCTGTGATTAACTCAGTGAACATGTTGAAACACCATAATTCCACAATAATTTCACAAGCACATTTCTGAGTTATGAAACAGACACTTTTATTGAGGGATGAAACTGTTCTCTATTTCTCCACAATTTTTTGTTTGCTAAGACACAGGCCTTGCCGACAGGAAATCTGAATTTAATAACAGACATCTGGCATAAATGTAAACCACTACAGATTGTCATTATGGAGACATGGATGAGTTCCATCTAAGACTtttgaaacacaaataaaaatgtgtatctGTTTTGCTTGAGGATATAACTAAAGAGGTATAAAAAGTTACAAATTGTGCCTTGGGCGTAAAGCAGAGAAACACAAGTATGACCAAGCCATAGAAAAAAGGCAACTCTAATACGACTTTATTTGAAATTTAGCCTCTGTAATTGAAATCTATAGGGCTGTATCCGCTGTGATCTCTGATCACCTTATTTGCCTGTATGAGCACAATGATAGTTATAATAATGGTAATAAGGACACTGATGAAAAACAGGACTGTGGCCCAGATATTGAGGCAGCGGGCAGTGGAGCCGTAGTGTCGGGCACCCTCCAGATCTCCAGCCACCTTCCGGTCTCTGGCCTGGAAGGACCAAagcatattcattttaaaagtggATTGATACCTCAGGAGAAATTGAATTGCCAACATTGAGCCTAGGCTCAATCTGATAACATCCTGCAAAAGCTTTAGATTCGTGTTTGCTGTATTTTCATGCTGCAAATGAGATTGCTTTCTACCTTTTCCATCCATTTTCCCTTTTCTCATATATAGTTTTCTTTGCATAAATCTCATCATACATCTTCATCTCcaactttttttcatgttttttttcataacatctttacattttgttattTCAAATTGATCAATTGTAATTTTTAGGCCTAAGAATATCCAAAATCTTAGATGGATATTGCTCCTTCCTCAACATCCCATCCTCTGAATGATTCTTGACATGGTCCAACTGAGGGCTGTGTGTTACTTGTCTGCAAAAACTTAGTAaatcttctttgttttccacTAACCGCATCTCTCATTTGTAAGAACTACTATTAAAGATGGCAAGATATTGcttaaagtctttttttttccaaaattctTTGATTGACATTAACAGAAGATTCTGGATGAATGAAACTCACCTTGATGGAGAAGATGAGAGCCGCCAGCCCGAGGCAGCAGGGGTTTGAGTAGAGAAAGCAGCAGAGGGaccagatgatgtggtccttggggggcTCAGGGGTCATGTTCATTGTGGTGTACTGAATCGCTGTAGATCCTCCAGGGAGCCCAGGGAGCCCATCATACCTCCCCTCAGTGGAACATTCTCAGCTGGGTGACCTGGAGGATTCATGGCTGTCAGCTCAACTCTAGTTTGGAGTGCAGGCTGCTGAAGTTGTGTAACAACTCAACTGTCAATGTAGGCGTTGATTTCATTTTTGTAGTATTAAAGGATGGCAGATCCGAAAGCCTGCATGCCAGTACTTGCCAGTGGATTTCAAAATAGAAGATTGTAAGATTATAAAGTCATTCATTCTCCTTCTTGGCAAATTCCAGCACTGAAGGGATGAAGCCCTGCAGCAGGAAACTCACTCATCTAACAACTGTTGTTTTAAGTGAGTTATGAAACACTATAAAACTTTCGTTTATTGAAAAACGAAACTTAAAACAATTGCTGAGACAAAAACCAGGTAGACAGGAACTctcaatttaataaaaaaaaaagtctggcaTTCAAACTTGACTGCAGACAGCAGTTAATGAAACATGGATGAGTTCCATTTTAGTCTTTGTAACACAAATAGAAATATAGTATCTCTTTTGCTCCAGGATGTACAGTAAGTAAAAAGGTATAAAAGGTTAGAAATTGTGCCATGAGCGGAAAGCAGTGAAACAAGTATCACCaagccacagcagcagcaactttAATACTACTGCATTTCAAATTTAGCTTCTGTAATTGAAATCGTATAGGTGGTATCTGCTCTAACGTCTGGTCACTACAAGCACAACAATCATTGCGATAATGTAAATAAGGACAATGATGTGGCCCAGATGTTGAGGCAGCGGGCAGTGGAGCCGTAGTGTCGGGCACCCTCCAGATCTCCAGCCACCTTCCGGTCTCTGGCCTGGAAGGACCAAagcatattcattttaaaagtggATTGATACCTCAAGAGAACTTGCTAATGTTGAGCCTAGGATCAATCTCATAATCTCCTGCAAAAGCTTTAGATTCAGGTTTGCTGTATTTTCATGCTGCAAATGAGATCgctttttccctttccccaaaatatattttttgcataAATCTCATCATTAATCCTTATCTTCATCAATGTCCAGCAAAGTTTGTGTCACATTTAAAGTCTCTTgtaattattcttttttattcatgtttttttttttttcataacatcTAGTAGTGAAATTGTAATTTTTAAGCCCAATATATCTAAAATCTTAGATGAGTATTCCTTGTCTGCCAGCTGTCGTCCTCTGAATGATGATTATTCTTGACGTGGTCACCAGTAAGTGAGGGCTGTGTTACTGGTCTCAAAACAACTTAGTAAAACCTTATTTATCTTATGGAGCCCCCCtggtcccactttgtcaaaaaaattaattataactatcttgtggccacgagatagtatcttgaaaccacaagatagttataattttttttttttttgacaaagtgggaccaGGGGTGCTCCGTATTTTTAACCATATTTCTCCTTTGTAAGAACTGATATTTGAGATTGCAAGatattgctaaaaaaaaaaaaaaaaaaaagtatgttctTTGATAGACACTCACCTTGATAGAGAAGATGAGAGCCGCCAGCCCGAAGCAGCAGAGGGaccagatgatgtggtccttggggggcTCAGGGGTCATGTTCATTGTGGTGTACTGAATCGCTGTAGATCCTCCAGGGAGCCCATCATACCTCCCCTCCAGTGGAACATTCTCAGCCAGGTGACCTGGAGGATTCATGGCTGTCAGCTCAACTCTAGTTTGGAGTGCAGGCTGCTGAAGTTGTGTAACAACTCAACTGTCAATGTAGGCGTTGATTTCATTTTGGACtttggattaaaaaataaataaaacaggcatgtgctaacatgctaaccaaaAACCTATGAGGCAAAAGCAtaacacattacagtacattacctTTTGCTTTAaccacctttaaaaaaaaaaaaaatgacctgaAAAAGAAGATAGGAAGCCGGATAGGAAGTCACATTTGATCTGTTTTAAAAGGGTATGTAGAAATTAGGTCTAATTTTTCTCTTGGggtgataatgtgtgtgtgtgggggggggggggggggtagaagATAAAAGATACGTTTAAAAGAGATACAAGTCTAAAACACAGATGTACattagtgatggtcaaatgaagcttcgcgaaccagtgtctttactttctgagctcactagatggcgcgaTCTGTTAAAGGAAAAGGTTAAATTAATGGCAATTCAATGGGTTTTCAAACCCTATtttgaacagagagcaccatctagtgagctcagaaagtaaagacactggttcgcgaagcttcatttgaccatcactaatGTACATAAGTGTGGAAACTAGACCAAAAGCTAATACCTGTCAGTGAACTTCAGAAAATTAAAGGATGGCAGATCCAAAAGCCTGCATGCCAGTACTTGCCAGTGGATTTCAAAATAGAAGATTGTAAGATTATAAAGTCATTCATTCTCCTTCTTGGCAAATTCCAGCACAGAAGGGATGAAGCCCTGCAGCAGGAAACTCACTCATCTAACAACTGCTGTGTTGTTGATCATACACACAGCAGAGTTTTTGTGTTCCTCTTCCCTTCCCTGCAGTTGGCTACAGTTGCACTATAGTTGTGGAAACTAATGCCAGTGTGTAAccgtaacctttttttttaatgctcaaaatttcacAAGTACATTTCAAAGAGTTATGAAACATGAAACTTTTGTTTATTGAAAAACCTTTTGTAAGACAAATACCAGGCAAACATAAATCTAATTTAATTCTGCATTCAAACTTGATGTAGACAGCAGTTAAAAACATGGATGAGTTCCAATTTACCCTTTGAAAATTAGTGCCATGATGTACagtaaaaaaagtgaaacacaAGTAAAGCAGTGAAACACAAGTATCACCaagccacagcagcagcaactttAATACTACTGCATTTCAAATTTTGCCTCTGGAATTGTAATTGTTATTGTAATTTTATGGGTGGTAGCGGCTGTAACTTCAGGACAACTGTAGAATCACGACAATCGTAATAATGGTAATAAGGACAATGATGGAAACCAGGACTGTGGCCCAGATGTTGAGGCAGCGGGCAGTGGAGCCGTAGTGTCGGGCACCCTCCAGATCTCCAGCCACCTTCCGGTCTCTGGCCTGGAAGGACCAAagcatattcattttaaaagtggATTGATACCTCAAGAGAACTTGCTAATGTTGAGCCTAGGCTCAATCTCATAATCTCCTGCAAAAGCTTTAGATTCATGTTTGCTGTATTTTCATGCTGCAAATGAGATCGATTTTTCCCTTTCcccaacatatatatattttttgcataaATCTCATCATTAATCCTTATCTTCAACAATGTCCAGCAAAGTTTGTATCACATTTAAAGTCTTTTGTTgtaattgttctttttttattcatgttttt harbors:
- the LOC114559869 gene encoding dispanin subfamily A member 2b-like; translated protein: MNPPGHLAENVPLEGRYDGLPGGSTAIQYTTMNMTPEPPKDHIIWSLCCFGLAALIFSIKARDRKVAGDLEGARHYGSTARCLNIWATSLSLFTLSQ
- the LOC114560092 gene encoding LOW QUALITY PROTEIN: dispanin subfamily A member 2b-like (The sequence of the model RefSeq protein was modified relative to this genomic sequence to represent the inferred CDS: inserted 2 bases in 1 codon) — encoded protein: MNPLGHPAENDNIIWSLLXFFYSNPCCLGLAALIFSIKARDRKVAGDLEGARHYGSTARCLNIWATVLVSIIVLITIITIVVILQLS